In Halorientalis sp. LT38, a genomic segment contains:
- a CDS encoding VanZ family protein produces MRRLPVPLVPTWVRWLGVAAVAGFVFATSVLVAPPSEPVVPGKVDPVPLDKWRHFLAYAAIAYALAYALADSDRPRIQLAVGVVCLTVLYGIGIELWQWTIPNRFFSLADAYANALGAALVVAWYAIEPRLDYRPVLTVLSRGESASPEDVS; encoded by the coding sequence GTGCGAAGGCTTCCAGTCCCGCTCGTTCCGACCTGGGTGCGGTGGCTCGGCGTGGCCGCCGTCGCCGGGTTCGTGTTCGCCACCTCGGTGCTCGTCGCGCCGCCGTCCGAGCCAGTGGTCCCGGGGAAGGTCGATCCCGTCCCGCTCGACAAGTGGCGGCACTTCCTCGCGTACGCCGCGATCGCCTACGCGCTGGCCTACGCGCTCGCGGACTCGGACCGCCCACGAATCCAGCTGGCGGTCGGCGTCGTCTGCCTGACCGTGTTGTACGGGATCGGGATCGAACTCTGGCAGTGGACGATCCCGAACCGCTTCTTCAGCCTCGCAGACGCGTACGCCAACGCCCTGGGTGCCGCGCTCGTCGTGGCCTGGTACGCCATCGAGCCCAGACTGGACTACCGGCCGGTGTTGACGGTCCTCTCACGCGGGGAGAGTGCCTCCCCCGAAGACGTCTCGTAG